One genomic segment of Streptomyces niveus includes these proteins:
- the cobF gene encoding precorrin-6A synthase (deacetylating), with the protein MRQIYVIGIGAGDPDQLTLQAVKALNRVDVFFLLDKGEAKADLIGLRHAILAEHIAEGRQYRLVEARDPDRDRTAGGADYSPAVGDWRSRRADIYERMITDELGEDQVGAFLVWGDPALYDSTLGILDEILARGTVGFEHEVIPGISSVSALLAKHRTGLNRVARPVQITTGRRLAEAWPEGVDDVVVMLDGHQSFRHYLAEDPVIHWGAYVGTADEILVSGRLSEVADRIVELRAEARARKGWIMDTYLLRRDTSRD; encoded by the coding sequence GTGAGACAGATCTATGTGATCGGCATCGGCGCGGGCGACCCGGACCAGCTGACCCTCCAGGCGGTCAAGGCGCTGAACCGGGTGGACGTGTTCTTCCTCCTCGACAAGGGCGAGGCGAAAGCGGACCTGATCGGGCTGCGGCACGCCATCCTCGCCGAGCACATCGCCGAGGGCCGCCAGTACCGGCTGGTCGAGGCGCGTGACCCCGACCGCGACCGGACGGCGGGCGGCGCCGACTACTCCCCGGCGGTCGGCGACTGGCGCAGCCGCCGGGCCGACATCTACGAGCGGATGATTACCGACGAGCTGGGCGAGGACCAGGTCGGGGCGTTCCTGGTGTGGGGCGATCCCGCGCTGTACGACTCCACGCTCGGCATCCTGGACGAGATCCTGGCGCGCGGCACGGTCGGCTTCGAGCACGAGGTGATCCCCGGCATCAGCAGCGTCTCGGCGCTGCTCGCCAAGCACCGCACGGGGCTGAACCGGGTGGCGCGCCCGGTGCAGATCACCACCGGCCGGCGGCTGGCGGAGGCGTGGCCGGAGGGGGTGGACGATGTGGTGGTGATGCTGGACGGGCACCAGTCGTTCCGCCACTACCTGGCGGAGGACCCGGTCATCCACTGGGGGGCGTACGTCGGGACGGCGGACGAGATCCTGGTGTCGGGGCGGCTGTCCGAGGTCGCTGACCGGATCGTGGAGCTACGGGCGGAGGCCCGCGCCCGCAAGGGCTGGATCATGGACACGTATCTGCTGCGGCGGGACACGTCCCGGGACTGA
- a CDS encoding cobalt-precorrin-6A reductase has product MPDDPCDLRVLILGGTTEARRLADVLAAEAPHVHVTSSLAGRVTNPTRPAGEVRVGGFGGPDALAAWLLAHRIDVLVDATHPFAATISAHAARAAAASGTDHFALRRPGWPADPRDRRHPARSLADAAALLPALGARRVLLTTGRQGLAAFAAPELDGLHFVVRTVEPPEPPLPRSAHILLDRGPYTLEGETALLLAHRVDVLVTKDSGGPATAAKLTAARELGLPVVMVERPPAPEGVPEVPDVRAALARLGLSPGTCPAAADTCP; this is encoded by the coding sequence ATGCCCGACGACCCCTGTGACCTGCGCGTGCTGATCCTCGGCGGTACCACCGAAGCCCGTCGCCTCGCCGACGTGCTCGCGGCCGAAGCCCCGCACGTACACGTCACCAGCTCCCTCGCCGGGCGCGTCACCAACCCCACCCGCCCCGCCGGTGAGGTCCGCGTCGGCGGATTCGGCGGGCCCGACGCCCTCGCCGCGTGGCTGCTCGCGCACCGTATCGACGTACTCGTGGACGCCACGCACCCCTTCGCCGCCACCATCAGCGCCCACGCAGCCCGGGCGGCAGCCGCCTCCGGCACCGACCACTTCGCTCTGCGCCGCCCCGGCTGGCCGGCCGACCCGCGCGACCGCCGACACCCCGCCCGCTCCCTCGCGGACGCCGCCGCGCTGCTCCCGGCCCTCGGCGCGCGCCGAGTCCTCCTCACCACCGGCCGCCAGGGCCTCGCCGCCTTCGCGGCCCCCGAACTGGACGGGCTGCACTTCGTCGTACGCACCGTGGAACCGCCCGAGCCGCCCCTGCCCCGCAGCGCACACATCCTGCTCGACCGGGGCCCCTACACCCTCGAAGGCGAGACCGCGCTCCTGCTGGCACACCGCGTCGACGTCCTGGTCACCAAGGACAGCGGCGGACCCGCCACCGCCGCGAAACTCACCGCCGCCCGCGAACTCGGCCTGCCCGTGGTGATGGTCGAACGGCCGCCCGCGCCCGAGGGCGTACCGGAAGTCCCCGACGTACGGGCCGCACTCGCCCGGCTCGGGCTCAGTCCCGGGACGTGTCCCGCCGCAGCAGATACGTGTCCATGA
- the rhaI gene encoding L-rhamnose isomerase, translating to MTSRSDISAVRAALATQAVETPSWAYGNSGTRFKVFARPGVPRTPEEKLDDAARVHAHTGVAPTVALHIPWDKVDDYGALAAYARERGVRLGTVNANVFQDDDYKLGSVCHPDAAVRRKALGHLMECVDIMDATGSRDLKLWFSDGTNYPGQDDIRARQDRLSEALAAVYERLGDDQRMLLEYKLFEPAFYATDVPDWGTAYAHCLRLGEKAQVVVDTGHHAPGTNIEFIVAILLREGKLGGFDFNSRFYADDDLMAGAADPFQLFRIMYEVIRGGGFTPDIAFMLDQCHNIEEKVPAVIRSVMNVQEATAKALLVDAEALAAAQRDGDVLAANAALMDAYNTDVRPLVAEVRAELGADADPVAAYHASGYGKRIVGERVGGEQAGWGA from the coding sequence ATGACGAGCCGATCCGACATCTCCGCCGTGCGGGCGGCCCTCGCGACTCAGGCCGTCGAGACGCCGTCCTGGGCGTACGGCAACAGCGGTACCCGGTTCAAGGTCTTCGCCCGGCCCGGCGTCCCCCGTACCCCCGAGGAGAAACTGGACGACGCGGCCCGCGTACACGCCCATACCGGCGTCGCGCCCACCGTCGCGCTCCATATCCCCTGGGACAAGGTCGACGACTACGGCGCACTCGCCGCGTATGCCCGCGAGCGCGGCGTACGCCTCGGCACGGTGAACGCCAATGTGTTCCAGGACGACGACTACAAACTCGGCAGCGTCTGTCACCCGGACGCGGCCGTGCGCCGCAAGGCGCTCGGGCACCTCATGGAGTGCGTCGACATCATGGACGCGACGGGGTCACGGGACCTCAAGCTCTGGTTCTCCGACGGCACCAACTACCCCGGCCAGGACGACATCCGGGCCCGCCAGGACCGGCTCTCCGAGGCGCTGGCGGCCGTGTACGAACGGCTCGGCGACGACCAGCGGATGCTGCTGGAGTACAAACTCTTCGAGCCCGCGTTCTACGCCACCGACGTCCCCGACTGGGGAACGGCCTACGCGCACTGTCTGCGCCTCGGCGAGAAGGCCCAGGTCGTCGTGGACACCGGACACCACGCGCCCGGCACGAACATCGAGTTCATCGTCGCGATCCTGCTGCGGGAGGGGAAGCTCGGCGGCTTCGACTTCAACTCCCGCTTCTACGCGGACGACGACCTGATGGCCGGCGCCGCCGACCCGTTCCAGCTGTTCCGGATCATGTACGAGGTGATCCGGGGCGGCGGCTTCACCCCGGACATCGCCTTCATGCTCGACCAGTGCCACAACATCGAGGAGAAGGTCCCCGCCGTCATCCGCTCGGTGATGAACGTTCAGGAAGCCACGGCCAAGGCGCTGTTGGTGGACGCCGAGGCCCTGGCCGCCGCCCAGCGGGACGGCGACGTCCTGGCGGCGAACGCGGCCCTGATGGACGCCTACAACACCGACGTACGCCCGCTGGTGGCCGAGGTCCGCGCCGAACTGGGCGCGGACGCCGACCCGGTGGCGGCGTACCACGCGTCGGGCTACGGCAAGAGGATCGTGGGGGAGCGGGTGGGCGGGGAGCAGGCGGGGTGGGGCGCGTAG
- a CDS encoding sugar ABC transporter ATP-binding protein: MEKPDKGPAPVLALRGVSKSFGAVRALHDVSLDLRPGEIHALAGENGAGKSTLIKTLAGVHRPDEGDVLLAGAPVVFHGPADARDAGIAVIYQEPTLFPDLSIAENIFMGRQPRRSAGRIDRKAVHRATAGLMSRLGVALDPQRPARGLSIADQQIVEIAKALSFDARVLIMDEPTAALTGGETARLFSVVRTLRAEGAAVLFISHRLEEIFGLCSHVTTLRDGRHVASEPLDGLTEDDLVRRMVGRDLDDLYPKQTAEPGSTALSVSRLTREGVFRDVSFEVRRGEIVALAGLVGAGRSEVAQAVFGVDRADAGEVRVDGRVLPAGSPTAAMDAGLALVPEDRRLRGLVMEMSIERNIGLTGLRGVRRRGLVSRALEQGRAADWAVKLQLKYSKLTDPVSVLSGGNQQKVVLAKWLATDPAVLIVDEPTRGIDVGTKAEVHRLLSSLAADGLAVLMVSSDLPEVLRMADRILVMHEGRLTAEIPRERATEESVMAAATGRTPGGTPSDSGDAPTAPAGTGGGAAPERTATDSAATGGTATGGTAAKEPTP, from the coding sequence ATGGAAAAGCCCGACAAGGGCCCGGCCCCTGTCCTGGCGTTGAGGGGAGTCTCCAAATCCTTCGGAGCCGTACGGGCCCTGCACGACGTCTCGCTGGATCTGCGGCCCGGTGAGATCCACGCCCTGGCCGGTGAGAACGGTGCGGGCAAGTCCACCCTCATCAAGACCCTCGCCGGAGTCCACCGCCCCGACGAGGGAGACGTCCTGCTCGCCGGCGCGCCCGTCGTCTTCCACGGCCCCGCCGACGCACGGGACGCCGGAATCGCCGTCATCTACCAGGAGCCGACGCTCTTCCCCGACCTCTCCATCGCCGAGAACATCTTCATGGGCCGTCAGCCCCGGCGCTCCGCCGGGCGTATCGACCGCAAGGCCGTACACCGCGCGACGGCCGGCCTGATGAGCAGGCTCGGGGTCGCGCTCGACCCGCAGCGCCCCGCACGGGGACTGTCCATCGCGGACCAGCAGATCGTCGAGATCGCCAAGGCGCTCTCCTTCGACGCGCGTGTCCTGATCATGGACGAGCCCACGGCCGCGCTGACCGGCGGCGAGACAGCCCGGCTGTTCTCAGTCGTGCGGACGTTGCGGGCGGAGGGCGCCGCGGTGCTGTTCATCTCGCACCGGCTGGAGGAGATCTTCGGTCTCTGCTCGCACGTCACGACACTGCGCGACGGCCGCCACGTCGCCTCCGAACCGCTCGACGGGCTCACCGAGGACGACCTCGTGCGCCGTATGGTCGGCCGCGATCTGGACGACCTGTATCCCAAGCAGACGGCAGAGCCCGGTTCGACGGCGCTGTCCGTGAGCCGGCTGACCCGCGAAGGTGTCTTCAGGGACGTCTCGTTCGAGGTAAGGCGGGGTGAGATCGTCGCCCTGGCCGGGCTGGTGGGCGCGGGGCGCAGCGAGGTCGCGCAGGCCGTCTTCGGTGTGGACCGCGCGGACGCGGGTGAGGTGCGGGTCGACGGCCGTGTCCTGCCCGCCGGTTCACCGACCGCGGCGATGGACGCCGGGCTCGCCCTCGTCCCCGAGGACCGGCGGCTGCGCGGACTGGTCATGGAGATGTCCATCGAGCGGAACATCGGTCTGACCGGACTGCGCGGTGTGCGGCGCCGCGGGCTGGTCAGCCGGGCGCTCGAACAGGGGCGCGCCGCCGACTGGGCGGTGAAGCTCCAGCTCAAGTACAGCAAGCTGACCGATCCGGTGTCCGTCCTGTCCGGTGGCAACCAGCAGAAGGTCGTCCTCGCGAAGTGGCTGGCGACCGATCCGGCCGTACTCATCGTCGACGAGCCCACCCGCGGCATCGACGTCGGTACGAAGGCCGAGGTCCACAGGCTGCTGTCGTCCCTGGCCGCGGACGGACTCGCCGTCCTGATGGTTTCGTCCGATCTCCCCGAGGTGCTGCGCATGGCCGACCGGATCCTCGTGATGCACGAGGGACGGCTCACCGCCGAGATACCGCGTGAGCGGGCGACGGAGGAGAGCGTGATGGCCGCGGCGACCGGTCGTACGCCGGGCGGCACGCCATCCGACTCCGGCGACGCGCCCACAGCACCCGCCGGCACCGGAGGCGGCGCGGCGCCGGAACGTACGGCCACCGACAGCGCGGCGACCGGAGGCACGGCCACCGGAGGCACGGCGGCAAAGGAGCCGACCCCATGA
- a CDS encoding ABC transporter permease — MTTTLDKPTPETGAEEGRSARSLVDAVFRAREIAIGGALALLVLGTWIANPGFLDDQGIKDLLLNSSILVLLAVGQSVVVITRNIDLSVGSVVGLTAFACGHFVSGTDHSAPTVVLLGIALGTVCGLVSGALVSFGRVPALVVTLGMLYIIQGIDHAWAHGEQINAVNVPDGVLALGSGSVLGIPYLPLISAAVLAATGYFLRTYRSGRELYAIGSSPDAARLAGIPVRRRILAAYAFSGAIAGFAGALWLARFGTVVADAANGWELTVVSAVVVGGVAITGGTGSVWGAALGALLLTTIGSALVVLKVDSFWQQAITGVLLLAAITTDRVLQVRTTSALRKRSRR, encoded by the coding sequence ATGACCACCACGCTCGACAAGCCCACCCCGGAGACCGGGGCCGAGGAAGGCCGGTCGGCCCGGTCACTCGTCGACGCGGTCTTCCGCGCCCGGGAGATCGCGATCGGCGGGGCGCTCGCGCTGCTCGTCCTCGGCACCTGGATCGCCAACCCCGGCTTCCTCGACGACCAGGGCATCAAGGACCTGCTGCTCAACTCCTCGATCCTGGTGCTGCTCGCCGTCGGTCAGTCCGTCGTCGTGATCACCCGCAACATCGACCTGTCGGTCGGCTCCGTCGTGGGTCTGACCGCTTTCGCCTGCGGCCACTTCGTCTCCGGCACCGACCACAGCGCGCCGACGGTCGTGCTGCTCGGCATCGCGCTCGGCACCGTCTGCGGACTGGTCAGCGGCGCGCTCGTCAGCTTCGGCCGGGTGCCCGCGCTCGTCGTGACGCTCGGCATGCTCTACATCATCCAGGGCATCGACCACGCGTGGGCGCACGGCGAGCAGATCAACGCCGTCAACGTCCCCGACGGGGTGCTCGCCCTCGGCTCGGGCAGCGTCCTCGGCATTCCCTATCTGCCGCTGATCTCGGCCGCCGTACTCGCCGCGACCGGCTACTTCCTGCGCACGTACCGCAGCGGTCGTGAGCTGTACGCGATCGGGTCGAGCCCGGACGCCGCGCGGCTGGCGGGGATTCCCGTACGGCGCCGGATCCTGGCCGCGTACGCGTTCTCCGGCGCGATCGCGGGCTTCGCCGGCGCACTGTGGCTCGCCCGCTTCGGCACCGTCGTCGCGGACGCGGCCAACGGCTGGGAGCTGACCGTCGTCAGCGCCGTCGTCGTCGGCGGCGTCGCCATCACGGGCGGCACGGGCAGCGTCTGGGGCGCGGCGCTCGGCGCGCTGCTGCTCACCACCATCGGCAGCGCGCTGGTCGTCCTCAAGGTCGACTCCTTCTGGCAGCAGGCCATCACCGGCGTACTGCTGCTCGCGGCCATCACCACCGACCGCGTCTTGCAGGTGCGTACCACCAGCGCGCTCAGGAAGAGGAGCCGGCGATGA
- a CDS encoding ABC transporter permease, with protein sequence MTALTKYLRWDTAVGILLIAVFLAGSGTTEGFANTDNLSAALGDVSEIALIALPMTLLVVAGQVDLSVASMLGLSSALAGSLWQAGFAFELIVPLCLLAGAVGGLLNGWLVTRVGLPSLAVTIGTLTLYRGLASVILGDEAVADFPETYARYAAYTETVPGTFVPYPVALFAVLAVGTAIALHCTGFGRSLFAIGAQEDAAWFAGIRVKRLKLVLFVVSGLVASFAGIVYTLRYGSARADNGLGLELVVIASVLLGGVDFDGGKGTLGGAVAGVLLIGLLTNLLTLNDISNEIQVIVTGLLLVASVLTPRLIAVLAERRHRRKAAEESVPVSAAI encoded by the coding sequence ATGACCGCACTCACGAAGTATCTGCGCTGGGACACGGCGGTCGGCATCCTGCTGATCGCGGTCTTCCTCGCCGGCAGTGGCACCACGGAGGGGTTCGCCAACACGGACAACCTCTCGGCCGCGCTCGGTGACGTCTCGGAGATCGCGCTGATCGCGCTGCCGATGACCCTGCTGGTGGTCGCCGGGCAGGTCGATCTCTCGGTCGCCTCGATGCTGGGGCTGTCCAGCGCGCTCGCCGGTTCGCTCTGGCAGGCGGGCTTCGCGTTCGAACTGATCGTGCCCCTGTGCCTGTTGGCGGGCGCCGTGGGCGGGTTGCTGAACGGCTGGCTCGTCACCAGGGTCGGGCTGCCCTCGCTGGCCGTCACCATCGGCACGCTCACGCTCTACCGCGGGCTGGCGTCCGTCATCCTCGGCGACGAGGCGGTGGCCGACTTCCCGGAGACGTACGCCCGGTACGCGGCGTACACGGAGACGGTGCCCGGCACCTTCGTCCCGTACCCGGTCGCGCTGTTCGCCGTGCTCGCCGTCGGTACGGCGATCGCCCTGCACTGCACGGGCTTCGGCCGTTCGCTGTTCGCGATCGGCGCCCAGGAGGACGCCGCGTGGTTCGCGGGCATCCGCGTCAAGCGGCTCAAGCTGGTGCTGTTCGTGGTGTCGGGTCTCGTCGCGTCGTTCGCCGGGATCGTCTACACCCTGCGCTACGGCAGCGCCCGCGCCGACAACGGGCTGGGTCTCGAACTGGTCGTCATCGCCTCGGTGTTGCTCGGCGGCGTCGACTTCGACGGCGGCAAGGGCACGCTCGGCGGCGCCGTCGCCGGTGTGCTGCTGATCGGGCTCCTCACGAATCTGCTGACCCTCAACGACATCTCCAACGAGATCCAGGTGATCGTCACCGGCCTGCTGCTCGTCGCGTCCGTGCTGACGCCCCGGCTCATCGCCGTGCTGGCGGAGCGCCGGCACCGCCGCAAGGCGGCCGAGGAATCCGTCCCGGTCTCCGCCGCGATCTGA
- the rhaS gene encoding rhamnose ABC transporter substrate-binding protein, whose amino-acid sequence MTPTSLSQPRTRRRAVAASAALCALTLAVTGCSGTTKDSVKDDGPAKAADAKANPDAPLKKGLKIAFLPKQINNPYEKIVDDAGIAAAADIGSTGKEVGPSTANASSQVSYINTLIQQKQDAILIAANDPNAVCGPLKQAMKQNIKVVAYDSDTAKDCRQLFINQASSEEIGRSQVRNIAKQLGNKGEIAILSATQNATNQNTWIKFMKDELTKPAYKDMKLVKVAYGDDDDQKSFQETQGLLKAYPNLKGIISPTTVGIAAAARYIGDSSYKGKVVLNGLGTPNQMRKYIENGTLEQFSLWNPKELGYLGTYAAAALASGQITGAEGEKFKAGDLGEYTVGKDGEIILGPPTVFDEKNIGDFDF is encoded by the coding sequence GTGACACCCACCTCGCTGTCGCAGCCGCGCACCCGGCGCCGCGCCGTCGCCGCCTCCGCCGCGCTCTGTGCCCTGACGCTCGCCGTGACCGGCTGCTCGGGCACCACCAAGGACTCCGTCAAGGACGACGGCCCGGCCAAGGCTGCCGACGCCAAGGCGAATCCGGACGCCCCGCTCAAGAAGGGCCTGAAGATCGCCTTCCTGCCCAAGCAGATCAACAACCCGTACGAGAAGATCGTCGACGACGCGGGCATCGCGGCGGCCGCGGACATCGGCTCCACGGGCAAGGAGGTCGGCCCGTCCACCGCGAACGCCTCCTCGCAGGTGTCGTACATCAACACGCTCATCCAGCAGAAGCAGGACGCGATCCTGATCGCGGCGAACGACCCCAACGCGGTGTGCGGCCCGCTCAAGCAGGCCATGAAGCAGAACATCAAGGTCGTCGCGTACGACTCCGACACCGCCAAGGACTGCCGTCAGCTCTTCATCAACCAGGCCAGCTCCGAGGAGATCGGCCGCAGCCAGGTCCGCAACATCGCCAAGCAGCTCGGCAACAAGGGCGAGATCGCGATCCTGTCGGCGACGCAGAACGCGACGAACCAGAACACCTGGATCAAGTTCATGAAGGACGAGCTGACGAAGCCCGCCTACAAGGACATGAAGCTCGTCAAGGTCGCGTACGGGGACGACGACGACCAGAAGTCGTTCCAGGAGACCCAGGGCCTGCTCAAGGCGTACCCGAACCTGAAGGGCATCATCTCGCCCACGACGGTCGGCATCGCGGCGGCGGCGCGCTACATCGGCGACTCCTCCTACAAGGGAAAGGTCGTCCTCAACGGCCTCGGCACGCCCAACCAGATGCGCAAGTACATAGAGAACGGCACCCTCGAACAGTTCTCGCTGTGGAACCCGAAGGAGCTGGGCTACCTCGGTACGTACGCGGCGGCGGCGCTGGCGTCCGGGCAGATCACCGGGGCCGAGGGCGAGAAGTTCAAGGCCGGCGACCTGGGCGAGTACACGGTCGGCAAGGACGGCGAGATCATCCTCGGCCCGCCGACGGTCTTCGACGAGAAGAACATCGGCGACTTCGACTTCTGA
- a CDS encoding L-rhamnose mutarotase, whose protein sequence is MERVCFVLKVRQERLTEYRERHRAVWPEMLAALGAAGWRDYSLFLRDDGLLVGYLETEDFAAARAAMAATGVNARWQAEMAPYFESLNGAGPDDAMAPLTEIFHLD, encoded by the coding sequence GTGGAGCGTGTGTGCTTCGTACTGAAGGTCAGACAGGAGCGGCTGACCGAGTACCGCGAGCGTCACCGGGCCGTCTGGCCCGAGATGCTCGCGGCGCTCGGCGCCGCGGGCTGGCGCGACTACTCGCTCTTCCTGCGCGACGACGGGCTGTTGGTCGGCTACCTGGAGACCGAGGACTTCGCGGCGGCCCGCGCCGCGATGGCGGCGACGGGCGTCAACGCCCGCTGGCAGGCGGAGATGGCGCCGTACTTCGAGTCGCTGAACGGAGCGGGACCGGACGACGCGATGGCGCCGCTCACCGAGATCTTCCATCTCGACTGA
- a CDS encoding L-fucose/L-arabinose isomerase family protein, which translates to MNAPITPRRTRIGLVSGGLGAYWPQFPDLLPQLKLSAGRVTDRLSQLDAEVVDVGFISDAEVVDVGFISDAEEGAAAAEKLRAADCDLIVGFLTTYMTATMLVPVAQRSGAPVLLINLQPTEAMDHATFGTGEWLAYCGACPLPEMANAFERVGVPFRSVSGYLEDERAWERIGRWIRAAGVRGVLRTGRHGLMGHLYPGMYDVSTDLTMVPANLGGHVEVLEFDDLRVRAPKADDTAVTAKLAETRAAFEIADSVVEEDLVWAARVSVGLDRLVDDFGLDSLAYYHRGLEGEIHERLGAGMILGSSLLTARGVPACGEYELRTSLAMLITDRLGAGGTFTELQALNFRDGVVEMGHDGPANLTVCERRPVLRGLGVYHGKRGWGVSVECDVRRGPVTLVGLGQSRDGRYRLVAAVGKVVEGPLLEIGNTTSRVDFGRDPGEWTDAWSASGVGHHWALATGDIIPELRALGGLSGLELVEVTD; encoded by the coding sequence ATGAACGCACCGATCACGCCCCGCCGTACCCGGATCGGCCTCGTCTCCGGCGGACTCGGCGCGTACTGGCCCCAGTTCCCCGATCTGCTTCCCCAACTCAAGCTCTCCGCAGGGCGGGTGACGGATCGTCTGAGTCAGCTCGACGCCGAGGTGGTGGACGTCGGTTTCATCTCCGACGCCGAGGTGGTGGACGTCGGTTTCATCTCCGACGCCGAGGAGGGTGCGGCGGCGGCCGAGAAGCTGCGGGCCGCCGACTGCGATCTGATCGTCGGCTTCCTCACCACCTACATGACGGCGACCATGCTGGTGCCCGTCGCCCAGCGCAGCGGCGCGCCGGTACTGCTCATCAATCTCCAGCCCACCGAGGCGATGGACCACGCGACGTTCGGCACCGGCGAGTGGCTGGCGTACTGCGGCGCCTGTCCCCTGCCGGAGATGGCGAACGCCTTCGAACGGGTCGGGGTGCCCTTCCGCTCCGTCTCCGGGTATCTGGAGGACGAGCGGGCGTGGGAGCGGATCGGCCGGTGGATCAGGGCGGCCGGGGTGCGCGGGGTGCTGCGTACGGGCCGGCACGGACTGATGGGCCATCTGTATCCCGGCATGTACGACGTGTCGACGGATCTGACGATGGTGCCGGCGAACCTCGGCGGCCATGTGGAGGTCCTGGAGTTCGACGATCTGCGGGTACGCGCTCCGAAGGCCGACGACACGGCGGTGACGGCGAAGCTGGCCGAGACACGCGCCGCGTTCGAGATCGCGGACTCCGTGGTCGAGGAGGACCTGGTGTGGGCGGCCAGGGTGTCGGTCGGTCTCGACCGGCTGGTGGACGATTTCGGGCTGGACTCGCTCGCGTACTACCACCGGGGTCTGGAGGGCGAGATCCATGAGCGCCTGGGCGCGGGCATGATCCTCGGCTCCTCGCTGCTGACGGCGCGTGGCGTCCCAGCCTGTGGGGAGTACGAGCTGCGCACGTCACTCGCGATGCTGATCACGGACCGGCTGGGCGCGGGCGGCACCTTCACCGAACTCCAGGCGCTGAATTTCCGGGACGGCGTGGTCGAGATGGGCCACGACGGGCCGGCCAACCTCACCGTCTGCGAGCGCCGCCCGGTGCTGCGCGGTCTCGGTGTCTACCACGGCAAGCGCGGCTGGGGCGTGTCCGTCGAGTGCGACGTACGGCGGGGGCCGGTGACACTGGTGGGACTCGGCCAGTCCAGGGACGGTCGCTACAGGCTGGTCGCCGCGGTGGGTAAAGTGGTCGAAGGCCCGCTGCTGGAAATCGGCAACACCACCTCGCGTGTCGACTTCGGCCGCGACCCGGGCGAGTGGACCGACGCGTGGAGTGCGAGCGGAGTGGGGCACCACTGGGCGCTCGCCACCGGCGACATCATTCCGGAGCTGCGCGCATTGGGCGGTCTGAGCGGTCTGGAGCTGGTGGAGGTCACTGACTGA
- a CDS encoding LacI family DNA-binding transcriptional regulator yields MAQAVGIKDVARVAGVSVGTVSNVINRPDSVAEETRARVLSTIERLGYVRSESARHLRAGRSRIIALLVLDMANPFFVDVATGAERVARGSGLGVMLCNSAQSSSEEAEYLGLFSEQRVRGVLITPTDETGRNLESFRRQDIPFVFVDRVVSSDEGCSVSVDDVTGGALAMRHLLAQGHTDIAYVCGPLHLSQCRDRRAGALLALEEAGLPADRLRVVEAERLDVSAGRDSGARLLGMHSRPSAVFCANDLLALGVLQSMYGAGVAVPDEMALVGYDDIEFASAAAVPLTSVRQPASQMGRLAAELLIEETGESAAEHRHQRIVLQPELVVRESSMPRAGGGHRS; encoded by the coding sequence ATGGCGCAAGCGGTGGGTATCAAGGACGTCGCCCGGGTGGCGGGCGTGTCCGTCGGCACGGTGTCCAACGTGATCAACCGGCCGGACTCGGTGGCCGAGGAGACACGGGCGAGAGTGCTGTCCACCATCGAGCGGCTGGGCTACGTACGCAGTGAGTCGGCCCGCCATCTGCGCGCGGGCCGCAGCCGCATCATCGCGCTGCTGGTGCTCGACATGGCCAACCCGTTCTTCGTGGATGTCGCCACCGGCGCCGAGCGGGTGGCGCGGGGGTCCGGACTCGGGGTGATGCTCTGCAACAGCGCGCAGAGCAGCAGCGAGGAGGCCGAGTATCTGGGGCTCTTCAGCGAGCAGCGGGTGCGCGGCGTGCTGATCACACCGACCGACGAGACCGGCCGGAATCTGGAGAGCTTCCGGCGTCAGGACATCCCGTTCGTCTTCGTGGACCGGGTGGTGTCGAGCGACGAGGGCTGTTCGGTGTCCGTGGACGATGTCACCGGCGGGGCGCTCGCGATGCGCCATCTCCTCGCCCAGGGGCACACCGACATCGCGTACGTGTGCGGGCCGCTGCATCTCTCTCAGTGCCGTGACCGGCGGGCGGGCGCGCTGCTGGCGCTGGAGGAGGCCGGGCTGCCGGCCGACCGGCTGCGGGTGGTGGAGGCGGAGCGGCTGGACGTCTCGGCGGGGCGCGACTCGGGCGCGCGGCTGCTGGGGATGCACAGCCGGCCGAGCGCGGTGTTCTGCGCGAACGATCTGCTGGCTCTGGGGGTGCTCCAGTCGATGTACGGGGCGGGGGTCGCGGTCCCGGACGAGATGGCGCTCGTGGGGTACGACGACATCGAGTTCGCGTCGGCCGCCGCGGTGCCGCTGACATCGGTGCGGCAGCCGGCCTCGCAGATGGGGCGGCTCGCGGCCGAGCTGCTGATCGAGGAGACGGGTGAGTCGGCGGCCGAACACCGGCATCAACGGATCGTGTTGCAGCCGGAGTTGGTGGTGCGGGAGTCGTCGATGCCGCGCGCCGGCGGCGGGCACCGGAGCTGA